Proteins encoded by one window of Sus scrofa isolate TJ Tabasco breed Duroc chromosome 12, Sscrofa11.1, whole genome shotgun sequence:
- the CD300LB gene encoding CMRF35-like molecule 7, producing the protein MWLPPALLLLSLPGSFSIQGPETVKGPEWGSVTVQCQYDPGWETYRKWWCRGTRWNTCRILIQTQGTEEEVLGDRVAIRDDQRHRLLSVTMWQLRRNDMDIYWCGIQRTGVDLGFRVQVIIDPEGTIQTESGSWFSRNMDNSRTNESSKPYIRTHYVLLVFVKVPILLVLVGIVLWLKDPQRDPEEPRGQPISANLSSDPLTKVTAL; encoded by the exons GCTCTTTCTCCATCCAAGGCCCAGAGACCGTGAAAGGCCCCGAGTGGGGGTCGGTGACCGTGCAGTGTCAGTACGACCCGGGATGGGAGACCTACAGGAAGTGGTGGTGCCGCGGGACCAGGTGGAACACCTGCAGGATCCTCATTCAGACCCAAGGAACAGAAGAAGAGGTGCTGGGGGACCGTGTGGCCATCAGGGACGACCAGCGACACCGCTTGCTCTCAGTGACCATGTGGCAGCTCCGTCGAAACGACATGGACATTTACTGGTGCGGGATACAGAGGACCGGGGTGGACCTGGGCTTCCGAGTTCAAGTGATCATTGACCCAG AGGGGACGATTCAGACCGAGTCAGGAAGCTGGTTCTCCAGGAATATGGATAACAGCCGTACAAACGAGTCCTCCAAACCCTACATCAG gacCCACTACGTGCTCCTGGTGTTTGTGAAGGTGCCCATCTTGCTGGTCTTGGTCGGCATCGTGCTCTGGTTGAAGGACCCTCAGAGGGACCCCGAGGAGCCAAGGGGACAGCCCATCTCTGCAAACTTATCCTCTGACCCTCTGACCAAAGTCACAGCCCTTTAG
- the CD300A gene encoding CMRF35-like molecule 8, whose protein sequence is MAPWNWVAWLTPALLLLWLPGCLSLSGPSTVMGIEGGSLSVQCRYEEEYIDDKKYWEKSPCFLSWKPTVETTESAREVRRGRVSIRDDPANLTFTVTLERLTEEDAGTYCCGINAQFSVDPTHEVEVVVSPAPEPGSTLPTTVEISTVIPETSTLWLTTLATESTTYSASSLEEEAQPEQSQGLQVLLSLSVLLLLLLVAVSLLAWRMVRRRIKANENPELPQNPNQAAAQGENCYENVELSRWPPSGEPAPVQPTQGEVEYSMVGWPGENLHYSSVVFDSQNQDSKADGVPTQTSWEKQPLYSVIKKT, encoded by the exons GCTGTTTGTCCCTGAGTGGCCCCTCGACCGTGATGGGCATCGAGGGGGGATCCCTGAGCGTGCAGTGTCGGTACGAGGAGGAATACATCGACGATAAGAAATACTGGGAAAAATCCCCATGCTTCCTCTCGTGGAAGCCCACTGTGGAGACCACGGAGTCAGCGAGAGAAGTGAGGAGAGGCCGCGTGTCCATCAGGGACGATCCTGCCAACCTCACCTTCACAGTGACCTTGGAGAGGCTCACAGAGGAGGATGCAGGGACGTACTGTTGCGGGATCAATGCACAATTTTCAGTTGACCCCACCCATGAGGTGGAGGTGGTTGTGTCCCCAG CACCAGAACCAGGGTCAACCCTTCCTACTACAGTTGAGATCTCGACAGTCATACCCGAAACGTCAACGCTATGGCTCACTACCCTGGCCACAGAGAGTACCACCTACAGCGCCAGCAGCCTGGAGGAGGAAGCCCAGCCCGAGCAGAGCCAGGG GCTCCAAGTGCTCCTGTCCTTATCTGTactcctgctgcttctgctggtGGCCGTCTCCCTGCTGGCCTGGAGAATGGTTCGGAGACGGATCAAAG CCAATGAGAATCCAGAGCTGCCTCAGAACCCCAATCAG GCTGCTGCGCAGGGCGAGAACTGCTATGAAAATGTGGAGCTGTCAAGGTGGCCCCCTTCGGGAGAACCTGCGCCTGTTCAACCCACACAGGGGGAGGTGGAATACAGCATGGTG GGATGGCCCGGTGAAAATCTTCACTACAGCTCGGTGGTTTTTGACTCTCAGAATCAGGATTCTAAGGCCGATGGAGTCCCCACCCAGACGTCCTGGGAGAAGCAGCCCCTGTACAGCGTGATTAAAAAGACATGA